The following coding sequences are from one Ramlibacter henchirensis window:
- a CDS encoding histidine phosphatase family protein — protein sequence MSQPWPRTLWIVRHGQSAGNVARDAAEASGLAMIDIAERDIDVPLSPLGREQSVALGHWFGELPPDRRPEVVLTSPYVRARETTRLLMESAGLDPRKVRVRIDERLREKEFGILDRLTVLGIREKYPELSAQRRHVGKFYFRPPGGESWCDVILRLRSVLEMMTREHCGQRVLVVAHQVIVNCMRYLIECLEEHEVLDLDRQADVPNCGVTSYEHDPSTDSLVLDLANFVAPLREAGAPVTVEPDALAAPKP from the coding sequence ATGTCGCGCGCGACGCGGCCGAGGCGTCGGGCCTTGCGATGATCGACATCGCCGAGCGCGACATCGACGTGCCTCTGTCGCCGCTCGGGCGCGAGCAGTCGGTCGCGCTGGGCCACTGGTTCGGCGAACTGCCCCCCGACCGCAGGCCGGAAGTGGTGCTCACATCGCCGTACGTCCGCGCGCGCGAGACCACGCGCCTGCTGATGGAATCGGCCGGGCTCGACCCGCGGAAGGTGCGGGTGCGCATCGACGAGCGCCTGCGCGAGAAGGAGTTCGGCATCCTGGACCGCCTCACGGTGCTGGGCATCCGGGAGAAGTACCCCGAGCTGTCCGCGCAGCGCCGGCACGTCGGCAAGTTCTACTTCCGCCCGCCCGGGGGCGAGAGCTGGTGCGACGTGATCCTGCGCCTGCGCAGCGTGCTGGAGATGATGACGCGCGAGCACTGCGGCCAGCGCGTGCTCGTGGTGGCCCACCAGGTGATCGTCAACTGCATGCGCTACCTGATCGAATGCCTGGAAGAGCACGAGGTGCTCGACCTGGACCGCCAGGCCGACGTGCCCAACTGCGGCGTGACCTCCTATGAACACGACCCCTCTACCGATTCGCTCGTGCTGGACCTCGCCAACTTCGTGGCGCCGCTGCGCGAGGCCGGCGCGCCGGTGACCGTGGAGCCCGATGCGCTCGCCGCGCCCAAGCCCTGA
- a CDS encoding TRAP transporter large permease, giving the protein MSLLAVGGLLLFVMLLLLAGGVWIAMTLAICGWIGQAFFTTTQPGKNLFSAFWESNASWELAALPLFIWMGEILFRTRLSEQMFTGLSPWLNRVPGRLMHTTILGCGIFGSVSGSSSATCATISKVALPELVRRGYDEKLALGALATAGTLGILIPPSITMVVYAVAADASIIRIFLAGFIPGFLLMALFSGYIMWWSLRHPERVPAGESGLPLKEKLRRSGSLIPCALLIVFIVWVLVAGWATATECAAYGVLGSLAIAWISGSLTWRNFWDGLMGTTRTSCMIMFILAGAAFLTKTMAFTGIPRELAEWVAGMDLSPVALIAILSLVYLVLGTALDGISMIVLTSAVVLPMIQKAGFDLIWFGIFIVLLVEIAEVTPPVGFNLFVLQNMTGRDSNLIARAALPFFGCLLVCIALITLFPQIVTWLPDALMGKPRA; this is encoded by the coding sequence TTGAGCCTGCTCGCGGTCGGAGGGCTGCTGCTCTTCGTGATGCTGCTGCTGCTGGCCGGCGGCGTGTGGATCGCCATGACGCTGGCCATCTGCGGCTGGATCGGCCAGGCCTTCTTCACCACCACGCAGCCGGGCAAGAACCTGTTCTCCGCCTTCTGGGAGAGCAATGCCAGCTGGGAACTCGCTGCGCTGCCGCTGTTCATCTGGATGGGCGAGATCCTCTTTCGCACGCGGTTGTCGGAGCAGATGTTCACGGGCCTTTCGCCTTGGCTCAATCGCGTGCCCGGCCGGCTGATGCACACGACGATCCTGGGCTGCGGCATCTTCGGCTCGGTGTCCGGGTCTTCGTCCGCCACCTGCGCCACGATTTCCAAGGTCGCGCTGCCCGAGCTGGTGCGGCGCGGCTACGACGAGAAGCTGGCGCTCGGTGCGCTGGCCACCGCCGGCACGCTGGGTATCCTGATCCCGCCCTCGATCACGATGGTCGTCTACGCCGTCGCGGCCGACGCTTCCATCATCCGCATCTTCCTGGCCGGCTTCATCCCCGGTTTCCTGCTGATGGCGCTCTTCTCCGGCTACATCATGTGGTGGAGCCTGCGCCATCCCGAGCGGGTGCCGGCCGGCGAATCGGGCCTGCCGCTGAAGGAAAAGTTGCGGCGCTCCGGCAGCCTGATCCCGTGCGCGCTGCTCATCGTGTTCATCGTGTGGGTGCTGGTCGCGGGCTGGGCCACCGCCACCGAGTGCGCGGCCTACGGCGTCCTGGGTTCGCTGGCCATCGCCTGGATCAGCGGCTCGCTGACCTGGCGCAACTTCTGGGACGGCCTGATGGGCACCACGCGCACCAGCTGCATGATCATGTTCATCCTGGCAGGCGCGGCGTTCCTCACCAAGACGATGGCGTTCACGGGCATCCCGCGGGAACTTGCGGAGTGGGTCGCCGGCATGGACCTTTCGCCCGTCGCGTTGATCGCCATCCTCTCGCTGGTCTACCTGGTGCTCGGCACGGCGCTCGATGGCATCAGCATGATCGTGCTCACGTCGGCCGTCGTGCTGCCCATGATCCAGAAGGCCGGCTTCGACCTGATCTGGTTCGGCATCTTCATCGTGCTGCTGGTCGAGATCGCGGAGGTCACGCCGCCGGTCGGGTTCAATCTTTTTGTGCTGCAGAACATGACCGGCCGCGACAGCAACCTGATCGCCCGCGCCGCGCTGCCTTTCTTCGGCTGCCTGCTGGTCTGCATCGCGCTGATCACGCTGTTCCCGCAGATCGTCACCTGGCTGCCCGATGCGCTGATGGGCAAACCGCGCGCGTAA
- a CDS encoding NAD(P)H-hydrate dehydratase: MDADNRPQRIDPQALRRWPLPPLSEEADKEERGRIVVVAGSREIPGAAVLAATAALRVGAGKLVIATGRSVAAQMAFAVPEARVIALPETPGGGFEAGGAQLLEQCIVAAHAVVIGPGLMDADATCAFMQRLMPMLRDRAVVLDALAMDCVSAIGRFPQPVLLTPHAGEMAHLTKADKDEVLADPVAAAVRAARSWNAVVAVKGPTTAIAAPDGRTWLHEGGNCGLATSGSGDTLAGAIGGLAARGAPLEQACAWGVVVHAQAGERLADRLGPVGYLAREIAQEMVAVLRTLDEGAGVTPPPHAPTGR, encoded by the coding sequence ATGGACGCCGACAACCGCCCGCAACGCATCGACCCGCAGGCGCTGCGCCGCTGGCCGCTGCCGCCGCTGTCCGAAGAGGCGGACAAGGAAGAACGCGGCCGCATCGTGGTGGTCGCGGGAAGCCGCGAGATCCCGGGCGCGGCGGTGCTCGCGGCCACCGCGGCCCTGCGCGTGGGCGCAGGGAAGCTCGTGATCGCCACCGGCCGCTCGGTCGCGGCGCAGATGGCTTTCGCCGTGCCCGAGGCACGCGTGATCGCGTTGCCCGAGACGCCGGGCGGCGGATTCGAAGCGGGCGGCGCCCAGCTGCTGGAGCAATGCATCGTGGCGGCTCATGCGGTGGTGATCGGGCCCGGCCTGATGGATGCCGACGCGACCTGCGCCTTCATGCAGCGGCTGATGCCGATGCTGCGCGACCGGGCCGTGGTGCTCGACGCGCTGGCGATGGATTGCGTCAGCGCGATCGGCCGCTTTCCGCAGCCCGTGCTGCTGACGCCGCACGCAGGCGAGATGGCGCATCTGACGAAAGCGGACAAGGACGAGGTGCTGGCCGACCCAGTCGCGGCCGCCGTGCGTGCCGCGCGCAGCTGGAACGCGGTGGTGGCGGTGAAGGGCCCGACGACGGCGATCGCCGCCCCGGATGGCCGCACCTGGCTGCACGAAGGCGGCAACTGCGGCCTGGCCACCTCCGGTTCGGGCGACACGCTGGCCGGCGCGATCGGCGGATTGGCCGCACGCGGCGCGCCGCTGGAGCAGGCCTGCGCCTGGGGCGTGGTGGTGCATGCGCAGGCCGGCGAGCGGCTGGCCGACCGCCTCGGACCTGTCGGTTACCTGGCGCGCGAGATCGCGCAGGAGATGGTGGCCGTGCTGCGCACGCTGGACGAGGGCGCAGGCGTTACGCCGCCGCCGCACGCGCCCACGGGAAGGTGA
- a CDS encoding TRAP transporter small permease, producing MRRALDLLFDAAGAIGALLILSIFLLMLYGSAGRMAGLHVGGVNDVVAWCTAAASFFAMAHAFKHGDFVRVTLLLDRLDARARRLLETVSLAIAGAAVAYLAWWAMRFTYESWQFKEMSGGLVVIPIWIPQLSFVIGSLLFVLAVLDELLIVLRGGKPTYVRLVEERHARGDYSEDV from the coding sequence ATGCGCCGCGCGCTGGACCTCCTGTTCGACGCCGCCGGCGCCATCGGGGCGCTGCTGATCCTCTCGATCTTCCTTCTGATGCTCTACGGGTCGGCCGGCCGGATGGCCGGCCTGCACGTGGGCGGCGTCAACGATGTCGTCGCGTGGTGCACGGCGGCCGCTTCGTTCTTCGCCATGGCCCACGCGTTCAAGCACGGTGATTTCGTGCGCGTCACGCTTTTGCTCGACCGGCTGGACGCGCGCGCACGCAGGCTGCTGGAGACCGTCTCGCTGGCGATCGCGGGCGCGGCCGTGGCGTACCTGGCCTGGTGGGCGATGCGCTTCACCTACGAGAGCTGGCAGTTCAAGGAGATGTCGGGCGGCCTGGTGGTCATCCCGATCTGGATCCCGCAGCTGAGCTTCGTCATCGGCTCGCTGCTGTTCGTGCTGGCGGTGCTGGACGAACTGCTGATCGTGCTGCGCGGAGGCAAACCCACGTACGTGCGGCTGGTCGAGGAGCGCCATGCGCGCGGCGACTATTCGGAAGACGTCTGA